In Miscanthus floridulus cultivar M001 chromosome 5, ASM1932011v1, whole genome shotgun sequence, one genomic interval encodes:
- the LOC136452890 gene encoding protein S40-3-like gives MASAAEELYESEVLWPEAPHGDGDATPSCSSSSRSRAPAPRGVPESERPIHPSSRPVDIPRPAASSAARRRDHEDEDGGWSGSGTVVPPHVLISLRRRSEGAAAFALWSGPGRARELSHLRNSVLRMTGFIEG, from the coding sequence ATGGCGAGCGCCGCCGAGGAGCTGTACGAGTCGGAGGTGCTGTGGCCGGAGGCGCcccacggcgacggcgacgcgacGCCCAGCTGCAGCTCGTCGTCGCGGTCCAGGGCGCCGGCTCCGCGAGGCGTCCCTGAGAGTGAGAGGCCGATCCATCCGAGCTCGCGGCCGGTGGACATTCCCAGGCCCGCGGCGAGCTCGGCGGCCCGACGCCGAGACCACGAGGACGAGGACGGTGGCTGGAGCGGCAGCGGCACGGTGGTGCCGCCTCACGTCCTGATCTCGCTGCGGAGGCGGTCGGAGGGGGCGGCGGCGTTCGCGCTGTGGTCGGGGCCCGGCCGCGCGCGCGAGCTCAGCCACCTGCGCAACTCCGTGCTGCGGATGACCGGCTTCATCGAAGGATGA
- the LOC136452891 gene encoding uncharacterized protein, producing MLHAELQEEEEFQEADILWPDAADFKESPRLYFSQIGIDDDGDSSSSEHQAPLKLQVRQKASSPIDIPGRKKVVDGATAARGTDRAPAGSSKFSASHAGGVGAGSAVIGSHVFIPPHVIVDRRAKRDKAMMMLIVPSGRARARKMRE from the coding sequence ATGCTGCACGCCGAGCTGCAGGAGGAGGAAGAGTTTCAAGAAGCGGACATCCTATGGCCAGACGCAGCAGATTTCAAGGAGTCACCCCGGTTGTATTTCTCTCAAATCGGcatcgacgacgacggcgacagcagcagcagcgagcacCAGGCTCCGTTGAAGCTGCAAGTCCGACAGAAAGCTTCTTCCCCCATCGACATCCCCGGCCGGAAGAAGGTCGTCGACGGTGCCACTGCTGCGAGAGGCACCGATCGAGCACCGGCCGGATCGAGTAAGTTCAGCGCGAGCCACGCCGGCGGCGTCGGTGCCGGTAGCGCCGTCATCGGCAGCCATGTCTTCATACCGCCGCATGTCATCGTCGATCGCAGGGCCAAGAGGGACAAGGCGATGATGATGCTCATCGTGCCCAGCGGGAGGGCCAGGGCGAGGAAGATGCGCGAGTAG
- the LOC136450403 gene encoding uncharacterized protein isoform X1 yields the protein MRVYITATATATAGADDATKPKAAQPQPQQQQAARRGCRSAAVTGLLAGLLLFRAALLAIEAGASLCPSTTGCLDWRAGLGRWLYGDATEVSLSPTLPPPCVRLAQHQICVRLGWRSTKFALGAGFLTRQKRRMGDAALTRLRLRAHAVFIRFGSLAGSA from the exons ATGAGGGTGTAcatcacggcgacggcgacggcgaccgcGGGCGCCGACGACGCGACGAAGCCCAAGGCGGCGCAGCCACAGCCCCAGCAGCAGCAAGCGGCGCGGCGCGGGTGCCGCTCGGCTGCCGTCACGGGGCTCCTCGCCGGTCTGCTCCTCTTCCGCGCCGCGCTCCTCGCCATCGAGGCCGGCGCCTCCCTCTGCCCTTCCACGACCG GGTGCCTGGACTGGCGGGCGGGGCTGGGGCGCTGGCTCTACGGCGACGCGACGGAGGTGAGTCTGAGTCCGACATTGCCGCCTCCTTGCGTTAGGCTCGCGCAGCACCAAATTTGCGTTAGGTTAGGCTGGCGCAGCACCAAATTTGCGTTAGGCGCCGGTTTCTTGACCAGGCAAAAGCGAAGGATGGGCGACGCCGCACTCACGCGGCTGCGCCTGCGCGCTCACGCGGTTTTCATCCGGTTCGGCTCGTTGGCGGGGAGCGCCTAG
- the LOC136450403 gene encoding uncharacterized protein isoform X2 — protein MRVYITATATATAGADDATKPKAAQPQPQQQQAARRGCRSAAVTGLLAGLLLFRAALLAIEAGASLCPSTTGCLDWRAGLGRWLYGDATEPFGSIPLLAGS, from the exons ATGAGGGTGTAcatcacggcgacggcgacggcgaccgcGGGCGCCGACGACGCGACGAAGCCCAAGGCGGCGCAGCCACAGCCCCAGCAGCAGCAAGCGGCGCGGCGCGGGTGCCGCTCGGCTGCCGTCACGGGGCTCCTCGCCGGTCTGCTCCTCTTCCGCGCCGCGCTCCTCGCCATCGAGGCCGGCGCCTCCCTCTGCCCTTCCACGACCG GGTGCCTGGACTGGCGGGCGGGGCTGGGGCGCTGGCTCTACGGCGACGCGACGGAG CCCTTTGGGAGCATCCCTCTACTCGCCGGATCCTAA
- the LOC136452892 gene encoding protein S40-1-like: MSQNAAAWAQQAERECRATFTDPIEIPATSGPRRETNNREDQGDDGEAAAPPHVLLERRRAASSVCSGQGRTLKGRDLRRVRDSVLRMTGFIES; the protein is encoded by the coding sequence ATGTCGCAGAACGCGGCGGCGTGGGCGCAGCAGGCCGAGCGGGAGTGCCGGGCCACGTTCACGGACCCCATCGAGATCCCGGCCACCTCGGGGCCGCGGCGGGAGACGAACAACCGGGAGGATCAGGGAGACGACGGCGAGGCGGCGGCGCCCCCGCACGTGCTGCTGGAGCGGCGCAgggcggcgtcctcggtgtgcTCCGGGCAGGGCCGCACGCTCAAGGGCCGGGACCTGCGCCGCGTGCGCGACTCCGTCCTGCGGATGACCGGCTTCATCGAGAGCTAG
- the LOC136455075 gene encoding cytochrome P450 710A11-like encodes MRHATTDCRDLGIARYGSQKTGEASPAWIWRSPSRRRQASPSRRGSGTTAFWDAQAAHAKRSGVGLAADFLVGRFVVFIRDTELSHRVFANVRPDAFHLIGHPFGKKLFGDHNLIHMFGEDHKDLRRRIAPNFTPRALSTYAALQQRVILAHLRRWLDRSEGEGSRAFPIRVPCRDMNLETSQTVFAGPYLTGEAQWWFEGDYNLFNVGLMALPVDLPGFAFRRARQGVARLVRTLDECARQSKARMRAGGEPECLVDFWMQDTLREIDEAAAAGHPPPAHTDDEEIGGFLFDFLFAAQDASTSSLCWAVSALDSHPEVLARVRAEVSAAWSPDSGEPMTAKTIQGMQYTQAVAREVIRHRPPATLVPHIAGEPFQLTEWYTVPKVAIVFPSVYESSFQGFPEAEAFGLERFFSESRRDLEKPHEIESCPCAIHAPPSAAFAFSARRTGGPAPLPARPVPVPPAATA; translated from the exons ATGCGCCACGCCACTACAGATTGCCGCGACCTGGGTATTGCACGGTATGGGTCCCAAAAG ACAGGTGAGGCCTCCCCAGCGTGGATCTGGCGAAGCCCCTCCCGACGCAGGCAGGCGAGCCCTTCTCGGCGCGGATCTGGCACGACGGCGTTCTGGGACGCGCAGGCGGCGCACGCGAAGCGGTCCGGCGTGGGCCTCGCCGCCGACTTCCTGGTGGGGCGGTTCGTGGTGTTCATCCGCGACACGGAGCTGTCCCACCGCGTGTTCGCCAACGTCCGCCCCGACGCGTTCCACCTCATCGGCCACCCCTTCGGGAAGAAGCTCTTCGGCGACCACAACCTCATCCACATGTTCGGCGAGGACCACAAGGACCTGCGGCGGCGGATCGCGCCCAACTTCACCCCGCGCGCGCTCTCCACCTACGCCGCGCTCCAGCAACGCGTCATCCTGGCACACCTCCGCCGGTGGCTCGACCGGAGCGAGGGCGAGGGGAGCAGGGCGTTCCCCATCCGCGTGCCCTGCCGGGACATGAACCTGGAGACCTCGCAGACAGTGTTCGCGGGGCCGTACCTGACCGGGGAGGCCCAGTGGTGGTTCGAGGGGGACTACAACCTCTTCAACGTTGGGCTGATGGCGCTGCCCGTGGACCTCCCCGGCTTCGCGTTCCGGCGCGCGAGGCAAGGCGTGGCGCGGCTGGTGCGCACGTTGGACGAGTGTGCGCGACAGAGCAAGGCGCGGATGCGCGCCGGCGGCGAGCCCGAGTGCCTGGTGGACTTCTGGATGCAGGACACGCTGCGCGAGAtcgacgaggcggcggcggcggggcaccCTCCTCCCGCGcacaccgacgacgaggagatcgGCGGGTTCTTGTTCGATTTCCTGTTCGCAGCGCAGGACGCGTCCACCTCGTCCCTCTGCTGGGCGGTGTCGGCGCTCGACTCCCACCCGGAGGTGCTGGCCCGCGTGCGTGCCGAGGTGTCGGCCGCCTGGTCCCCTGACTCCGGCGAGCCGATGACGGCGAAGACGATCCAGGGGATGCAGTACACGCAGGCGGTGGCGCGGGAGGTGATCCGTCACCGTCCCCCCGCCACGCTGGTGCCGCACATCGCGGGGGAGCCGTTCCAGCTGACGGAGTGGTACACGGTGCCCAAGGTCGCCATCGTGTTCCCGTCCGTGTACGAGTCGTCGTTCCAGGGGTTCCCGGAGGCGGAGGCGTTCGGCCTGGAACGCTTCTTCTCGGAGAGCCGGCGGGATCTGGAGAAGCCGCACGAGATCGAGAGCTGCCCGTGCGCTATCCACGCGCCTCCCTCGGCAGCGTTCGCGTTCTCGGCACGGCGCACAGGCGGGCCGGCCCCGCTCCCCGCGCGCCCCGTCCCCGTACCCCCAGCGGCCACAGCTTGA
- the LOC136450402 gene encoding probable galacturonosyltransferase 15, giving the protein MRVYITATATATAGADDATKPKAAQPQPQQQQAARRGCRSAAVTGLLAGLLLFHAALLAIEAGASLCPSTTGCLDWRAGLGRWLYGDGGDATEEFMKEWRRHSEATLLDPVVVGAAPDSLDALMAEMATMLASYDRIDMEAVAIKMMAMLLKMDRKVKSSRIRAVFNRHLASLGIPKSMHCLALRLAEEFAVNSAARSPVPPPEHAPRLTDASCLHVALVTDNVLAAAVAVASAARSAADPARLVFHVVTDKKSYVPMHSWFALHPVSPAVVEVRGLHQFDWRDAGVVASVMRTVEEVQRSSLEYHQCDGSAEREHRQLEASRPSTFSLLNYLKIHLPEFFPELGRVMLLDDDVVVRKDLAGLWEQDLDGNIIGAVGAHEGSGVCVDKTFGDHLNFSDPDVSGLHSSQCAWSWGVNIVDLDAWRRTNVTETYQFWLQKNRESGFRLWQMASLPPALIAFDGRVQAIEPLWNLPGLGWSVPHPDLVRFSAVLHFSGPRKPWLEVAFPELRQLWLAHLNASDSFLQGCGVVEWQ; this is encoded by the exons ATGAGGGTGTAcatcacggcgacggcgacggcgaccgcGGGCGCCGACGACGCGACGAAGCCCAAGGCGGCGCAGCCACAGCCCCAGCAGCAGCAAGCGGCGCGGCGCGGGTGCCGCTCGGCTGCCGTCACGGGGCTCCTCGCCGGTCTGCTCCTCTTCCACGCCGCGCTCCTCGCCATCGAGGCCGGCGCCTCCCTCTGCCCTTCTACGACCG GGTGCCTGGACTGGCGGGCGGGGCTGGGGCGCTGGCTctacggcgacggcggcgacgcgACGGAG GAATTTATGAAGGAATGGAGGCGTCACAGTGAAGCCACCCTGCTGGACCCTGTGGTGGTGGGAGCGGCGCCGGACTCCCTGGACGCGCTCATGGCGGAGATGGCCACCATGCTGGCGTCCTACGACCGGATTGACATGGAAGCCGTGGCGATCAAGATGATGGCCATG CTGCTGAAGATGGATCGGAAGGTAAAGTCATCAAGGATCCGGGCTGTGTTCAACCGGCACCTGGCGTCGCTGGGCATCCCCAAGAGCATGCACTGCCTCGCCCTTCGGCTCGCCGAGGAGTTCGCGGTGAACTCCGCGGCGCGCTCCCCGGTGCCGCCGCCGGAGCACGCCCCGCGCCTGACCGACGCGTCGTGCCTCCACGTCGCGCTCGTGACCGACAACGTGCTCGCGGCCGCCGTCGCGGTGGCCTCCGCCGCGCGGAGCGCCGCCGACCCTGCCAGGCTGGTGTTCCACGTGGTCACGGACAAGAAGAGCTACGTGCCCATGCACTCGTGGTTCGCGCTGCACCCGGTGTCGCCCGCGGTCGTCGAGGTCAGGGGCCTCCACCAGTTTGACTGGCGCGACGCCGGCGTCGTCGCCTCCGTCATGAGGACGGTCGAGGAGGTCCAGAGGAGCTCGCTGGAGTATCACCAGTGTGATGGATCGGCGGAGAGGGAGCACAGACAGCTCGAAGCATCCAGACCGAGCACGTTCTCGCTCCTCAACTATCTCAAGATCCATCTCCCGGAG TTCTTCCCTGAGCTTGGTAGGGTGATGCTTCTGGACGACGACGTCGTGGTACGCAAGGACTTGGCCGGGCTGTGGGAGCAGGACCTTGACGGGAACATCATCGGCGCCGTCGGCGCTCACGAAGGCAGCGGCGTCTGCGTCGACAAGACCTTTGGCGACCACCTGAATTTCTCGGACCCCGACGTGTCCGGCCTACATAGCTCGCAATGCGCGTGGTCGTGGGGCGTCAACATCGTCGACCTCGACGCGTGGCGACGAACAAACGTTACCGAGACATACCAGTTCTGGCTACAAAAG AACCGGGAGTCGGGCTTCAGGCTGTGGCAGATGGCCTCGCTGCCGCCGGCCCTGATCGCGTTCGACGGGCGCGTTCAGGCGATCGAGCCGCTGTGGAACCTGCCGGGCCTCGGTTGGAGCGTGCCGCACCCCGACCTTGTGCGGTTCTCCGCCGTCCTGCACTTCAGTGGGCCACGGAAGCCATGGCTGGAGGTCGCGTTCCCGGAGCTGCGGCAGCTGTGGCTCGCCCACTTGAACGCATCAGACAGTTTCTTACAAGGATGTGGTGTGGTTGAATGGCAGTAA